A window of Phragmites australis chromosome 15, lpPhrAust1.1, whole genome shotgun sequence genomic DNA:
CACCATCTTGAAGCTACATGGGTACGAGACAAAACAGCCGACTCGCGTGATGCCAAGCCCTACGTCCCCTATATGTACATGCGTCTGTACGTAGAAATTACCAAGTACACACACAAATCTCCATATATACGTACCAGCAACCATGGTGCAAATAGAAGAATCCATAAGTACATGAGCGAAACAGACAAGTAGCGATCACTCAAACCCCAAACACACAAGTGAATTAACCTCACCATCATCTGCACCATGGCTTCTTGATTCGCCCTTCCTCTGCAGCATGCTCATGGGCATGGCCTCGATCGCATGCAGGAATTCTTGATGTAGCGTAAATCCAGTGATCTAGAGTTGTGGTGAGCTAGCAAAAGGAATTCTCTgatggccatggccatggccatggctaCAGCTGGGTTAGGACGGACGGCGAGCGACGGCGCTTACCTGAGCGACCCCACGACGTGGGCGCACCAGGGGCACCGGCTGTGGGCGTCCATGTCGGAGGCTTTCTGGGTGTACGTGTACAAGGTGCAGCGGTGCCCGCAGCCCAGCAGGCACGACTGGACGTCGTGCCCGTACGCGCACAAGGGGGAGCGCGCGCGCCGCCGTGACCCGCGCCGCTTCTCGTACCTGGCCGTCGCCTGCCCGGACTACCGCGCGTCgcaacagcagcagctgctgggCGGCACGGGCGCGGCGCCCACCTGCGTGCGCGGCCTCCGGTGCCGCTACGCGCACGGCGTCTTCGAGCTGTGGCTGCACCCGGGGCGCTTCCGCACCCGCATGTGCGAGGACGGGACGCGGTGCCCGCGCCGGATCTGCTTCTTCGCGCACTGCCCGGCCGAGGTCAGGAGCGAGGACGACGTTGTGCCGCCCGTCGGTCTGCCCCCGCCACCGCCCCGCGTCCCGCCTGTTGCAACGTCTGTTTGTTTTCCTCGTCAGGTCGATCTGATCCTGCAGGCCATGCCGAGGAAGCTTAGCCTGTATGACGCAGGCGCTTCATCGCCTGCCGCTGTCGCTGTTGCCACGTCGGCGCTGGCGCTGGCGATGGCCTCGCCGGACGACAAGGATTCCGTCAGCAAGAGCGGCCGTTGCGCCGACGAGGAAGACTCTGTGATCAATGACTACCCGCATTTCGATCTCATCATGGACATGGTGATGAGCTAGATAGCTAGGTAAGGAATTAATTACCGCGCGACTGTCTGTCTGTGCATGCGTCCACTGTCCACACTATACGTTTCTCTGTGTTACGTTACATGCTGTACATGTCACTCACGCAGTGCTGCATGGCGTCCATGCGTGCATATGGATGGATCGGCGCCGCGCCAGGTGGAGGTGGTCAGCCCGCGAGGGGGACGTCAGTGCCTCAAGACCCGTGCCCATGTATAACTAGTCTGATTATTTGTGTAACATATCTATAAGGAGTTGTGTGCATTGTGGacttataaaataaattatctgTGAATTAATCGATGTCATTTTATGGAGCGCAAACTGAGTGTTCTTTGATCA
This region includes:
- the LOC133892971 gene encoding zinc finger CCCH domain-containing protein 10-like, with the translated sequence MAMAMATAGLGRTASDGAYLSDPTTWAHQGHRLWASMSEAFWVYVYKVQRCPQPSRHDWTSCPYAHKGERARRRDPRRFSYLAVACPDYRASQQQQLLGGTGAAPTCVRGLRCRYAHGVFELWLHPGRFRTRMCEDGTRCPRRICFFAHCPAEVRSEDDVVPPVGLPPPPPRVPPVATSVCFPRQVDLILQAMPRKLSLYDAGASSPAAVAVATSALALAMASPDDKDSVSKSGRCADEEDSVINDYPHFDLIMDMVMS